Proteins co-encoded in one Cupriavidus metallidurans CH34 genomic window:
- a CDS encoding flagellin FliC, with amino-acid sequence MAQVINTNSLSLMTQNNLNTSQSALNTAIQRLSSGLRINSAKDDAAGLAIASRFTSNINGLTVAQRNANDGISLAQTTEGALTEVTNNLQRIRDLSVQAANGSNSASDLKSIQDEITQRMSEIDRLSAQTDFNGVKVLSSTAKSVNIQVGAQDGQTIAVNLQEISTKTLGLNSFNVNGPQGAVTAATAANFQKVFGSSTTFTTSSITEAVGGTLATTLGISSSSVAIGNQAMVDANGNWFAQVTVTPASATEAQALKNQGMTTATSGSAMTMYVALNPNSTTSTTGATASFTLNTTGVTASTLTGSASANPLATLDNALQTVNSLRSSLGAIQNRLDSTISNLGTTITNLSSSRSRIQDADYATEVSNMTRANILQQAGTSVLAQANQTTQGVLSLLR; translated from the coding sequence ATGGCGCAAGTCATTAATACCAACTCGTTGTCTCTGATGACTCAGAACAACCTGAACACGTCGCAATCGGCGCTGAACACCGCCATTCAGCGACTGTCGTCGGGTCTGCGCATCAACAGCGCAAAGGACGATGCAGCCGGCCTGGCCATCGCCAGCCGCTTCACGTCGAACATCAACGGCCTGACCGTTGCCCAGCGTAACGCCAACGACGGCATCTCGCTGGCGCAAACGACGGAAGGCGCGCTGACCGAAGTCACGAACAACCTGCAGCGTATCCGCGACCTGTCGGTGCAAGCCGCCAACGGTTCGAACTCGGCTTCGGACCTGAAGTCGATCCAGGACGAAATCACGCAGCGTATGTCGGAAATCGACCGCCTGTCGGCCCAGACCGACTTCAACGGCGTGAAGGTGCTGTCGTCGACCGCCAAGAGCGTGAACATTCAGGTTGGCGCGCAAGACGGCCAGACCATCGCTGTGAACCTGCAGGAAATCAGCACGAAGACGCTGGGCCTGAACAGCTTCAACGTGAACGGCCCGCAAGGCGCCGTCACCGCCGCCACCGCTGCCAACTTCCAGAAGGTCTTCGGTAGCTCCACCACGTTCACGACGTCGTCGATCACGGAAGCCGTCGGCGGCACGCTGGCCACGACCCTGGGTATCAGCTCGAGCAGCGTGGCCATCGGCAACCAGGCCATGGTTGACGCGAACGGCAACTGGTTCGCACAAGTCACCGTCACGCCGGCGTCGGCCACGGAAGCTCAGGCACTGAAGAACCAGGGCATGACCACCGCAACCAGCGGCTCGGCCATGACCATGTACGTTGCACTGAACCCGAACTCGACGACGAGCACGACGGGCGCGACGGCATCGTTCACGCTGAACACCACTGGCGTGACCGCTTCCACCCTGACGGGCAGCGCCTCGGCCAACCCGCTGGCCACGCTCGACAACGCCCTGCAAACGGTGAACAGCCTGCGCAGCTCGCTGGGTGCTATCCAGAACCGTCTGGATTCGACGATCTCGAACCTGGGCACGACCATCACCAACCTGTCGTCGTCGCGCTCGCGCATTCAGGATGCTGACTACGCAACGGAAGTGTCGAACATGACCCGCGCGAACATCCTGCAACAAGCTGGTACCTCGGTGCTGGCTCAAGCGAACCAGACCACGCAAGGCGTGCTGTCGCTGCTGCGTTAA
- a CDS encoding methyl-accepting chemotaxis protein codes for MGLRKMGIGARLTFAFSLVVLLLAAVAAVGVSALGSMNDAMHMAVEKRLLRVIDLNHAKAQVLTIGLMVRDAALTEDAALVTANAAKIARFREEIDATLEPIGKTLVASGNAEWKAVFEQLTQARATYDGQLDLVMRQLGAGEYDGARAGLTATLPSSQAAYFDKLDAIAQLGQKLAVEAVEDATARYAFTRNLLIGMAALAAIIAALLGIGMTRSVTRPARQALDAAEALEQGQLAHTIEVRSQDEMGRMLGALERAFGQLGTLVRGIQHAAGSIDTAAREISSGNTDLSRRTEQQAASLEQTAASMEQLTSTVRQNAENARQANQLAANASDVATEGGRVVRSVVDTMDGITQSSARVAEIIGVIEGIAFQTNILALNAAVEAARAGEQGRGFSVVAAEVRSLAQRSSSAAKEIGDLINGSVRQVKEGARQVEVAGKTMDDIVGAVRRVTDIMGEITAASEEQSAGIEQVGLAIAQMETVTQQNAALVEEASAAAESLMQQAGGLVTEVARFDLGQQQQREVPRAPGPVAVVAQPVQPAPRLPAAAPKALTPRPSPQKALTQKVSTQKVSTQKVSTQKVSTQTAAAAPQRPVQPSHQLRAPAVPAAVRPPVVRKTSAAPVLARQPATPAKARQPVTHQRKEPVLATPSSRRPVAKARPSAAPVPATADGGDWETF; via the coding sequence ATGGGCTTGCGAAAAATGGGGATCGGGGCGCGGCTGACCTTTGCTTTCAGTCTCGTGGTGCTGCTGCTCGCCGCGGTTGCCGCGGTTGGGGTGTCGGCGCTGGGCAGCATGAACGATGCCATGCACATGGCGGTGGAGAAGCGGCTGCTGCGGGTGATCGATCTGAATCACGCCAAGGCGCAGGTGCTGACGATCGGTCTGATGGTGCGCGATGCGGCATTGACCGAGGATGCCGCGCTGGTCACGGCGAACGCGGCGAAGATCGCCCGGTTCCGCGAGGAAATCGACGCGACGCTCGAACCGATCGGCAAGACCCTGGTGGCGTCGGGCAACGCGGAATGGAAAGCCGTGTTCGAGCAACTGACGCAGGCACGCGCCACCTATGACGGTCAGCTCGACCTGGTCATGCGCCAGCTGGGCGCAGGGGAATACGATGGCGCCCGCGCCGGGCTGACTGCCACGCTGCCGTCATCGCAGGCCGCGTACTTCGACAAGCTGGACGCGATCGCCCAGCTTGGCCAGAAGCTGGCCGTGGAGGCGGTGGAGGATGCAACAGCGCGCTACGCTTTTACGCGCAACCTTCTGATCGGCATGGCAGCTCTGGCGGCGATCATTGCCGCGCTGCTGGGTATCGGCATGACACGCTCGGTGACGCGTCCGGCCCGGCAGGCGCTTGATGCTGCCGAGGCGCTGGAGCAGGGCCAGCTTGCGCACACCATCGAAGTACGCAGCCAGGATGAGATGGGCCGGATGCTCGGCGCGCTCGAGCGCGCCTTTGGCCAGCTCGGCACGCTGGTTCGCGGCATCCAGCACGCGGCCGGTTCGATCGACACCGCCGCGCGCGAGATCTCCAGTGGCAATACCGATCTGTCCCGCCGTACCGAGCAGCAAGCGGCATCGCTGGAGCAGACTGCCGCGTCAATGGAGCAGTTGACGTCCACCGTGCGCCAGAACGCCGAGAACGCGCGACAAGCCAACCAGCTTGCCGCGAACGCATCGGATGTCGCCACCGAAGGCGGCCGCGTGGTGCGCAGCGTGGTGGATACGATGGACGGCATCACCCAGTCCTCGGCACGCGTGGCCGAGATCATCGGCGTCATCGAAGGTATCGCATTCCAGACCAACATTCTTGCGCTGAACGCCGCTGTGGAAGCGGCGCGTGCCGGCGAGCAAGGTCGTGGCTTCAGCGTTGTGGCGGCCGAAGTGCGCAGCCTGGCGCAGCGTTCATCGTCGGCGGCCAAGGAAATCGGCGATCTGATCAATGGCTCCGTGCGGCAGGTAAAGGAGGGCGCGCGCCAGGTCGAAGTAGCCGGCAAGACCATGGATGACATCGTCGGCGCGGTACGCCGCGTCACGGACATCATGGGCGAGATCACCGCCGCCAGCGAGGAGCAGAGCGCCGGCATCGAGCAGGTGGGCCTGGCGATTGCGCAGATGGAAACCGTGACGCAGCAGAATGCCGCGCTGGTGGAAGAAGCCAGTGCTGCCGCCGAAAGCCTGATGCAGCAGGCCGGCGGGCTGGTGACGGAAGTCGCGCGTTTCGATCTGGGCCAGCAACAGCAGCGCGAAGTGCCGCGCGCGCCGGGGCCCGTGGCAGTCGTTGCGCAGCCGGTTCAACCGGCGCCACGCTTGCCCGCTGCTGCGCCGAAGGCATTGACGCCGAGGCCATCGCCCCAGAAGGCATTGACCCAGAAGGTATCGACCCAGAAGGTATCGACCCAGAAGGTATCGACCCAGAAGGTATCGACCCAGACGGCCGCCGCTGCCCCGCAGCGCCCGGTGCAGCCATCACACCAATTGCGCGCGCCCGCAGTGCCCGCCGCCGTGCGACCGCCCGTGGTACGCAAGACCTCGGCGGCCCCGGTACTGGCGCGCCAGCCAGCCACGCCAGCCAAGGCCCGCCAGCCGGTCACCCATCAGCGCAAGGAACCCGTACTGGCTACGCCCTCGAGCCGTCGGCCCGTGGCAAAGGCGAGGCCATCGGCCGCACCGGTGCCCGCGACGGCCGATGGCGGCGATTGGGAAACGTTCTGA
- the fliS gene encoding flagellar export chaperone FliS: protein MFARRNAVNAYAQVGVETGAMSASPHQLIVMLYDGARAAIARAKFHLAAGDIAAKGNAISKSIDIIDNGLRAVLDHNAGGDVAADLERLYDYMSRQLMLANLRNDEALLDQVDSLLQDLSSAWAQIGNPAANGALAAQPIAANS from the coding sequence ATGTTCGCGCGCCGCAATGCCGTCAATGCCTACGCCCAGGTGGGTGTCGAAACCGGAGCCATGAGTGCCAGTCCGCACCAGCTGATCGTCATGCTCTACGACGGCGCGCGCGCGGCCATCGCACGTGCCAAGTTCCACCTGGCGGCCGGCGACATCGCAGCCAAGGGCAACGCCATCTCCAAGTCGATCGACATCATCGACAACGGCCTGCGCGCCGTGCTCGACCACAATGCCGGCGGCGACGTTGCCGCGGACCTTGAACGGCTGTACGACTATATGTCGCGCCAACTCATGCTGGCCAACCTGCGCAACGACGAAGCGCTGCTCGACCAGGTCGACAGCCTGCTGCAGGACCTCTCCAGCGCCTGGGCACAGATCGGCAATCCAGCCGCCAACGGCGCGCTGGCCGCACAGCCGATCGCTGCCAACTCGTGA
- a CDS encoding flagellar protein FlaG: MATQTAPSSGVVQAAVGVSLPQPGLRASATPADTSQAPAGVTSATPAPDQPAVRPSTDAAVRKLTEALRAASVSVQFEIDRETNRVVTKIVDKANGEIIRQIPTEEVVRIADALAQLQGLFVNQTA; encoded by the coding sequence ATGGCAACCCAAACTGCTCCATCGTCCGGCGTAGTGCAAGCGGCAGTCGGCGTGTCCCTGCCACAGCCCGGCCTACGCGCATCCGCAACGCCTGCGGATACATCACAAGCACCGGCGGGCGTCACGTCGGCCACACCGGCGCCTGACCAACCGGCGGTGCGCCCCAGCACGGACGCGGCAGTCAGGAAACTGACCGAGGCCCTGCGCGCTGCATCGGTCAGCGTCCAGTTTGAAATCGACCGCGAGACCAACCGCGTCGTGACCAAGATCGTCGACAAGGCCAACGGCGAAATCATCCGACAGATTCCCACAGAGGAAGTCGTGCGTATCGCCGACGCGCTGGCCCAGTTGCAAGGGCTGTTCGTCAACCAGACCGCCTGA
- a CDS encoding tripartite tricarboxylate transporter substrate binding protein has translation MRRIARRLAWLPGLAVAIGTTGVASAAAASSEAGYPARPVHLIVPYAAGGGPDIQARKLAEVVSRDLGQPVVVENKVGAGGILAAEFVAKQPADGYTLMIGASTHLVQKLMQPSVRFDPARDFTHIIRTGFSPQVMLVKSTSPYQSVADLVAAARKSPGKLNYASGGIGSAAHLSGAALASAATIDLVHVPYKGSVEVVPALIRGDATLGFPIASTAIPQIENGKVRALAVTSASRLPGLPQVPTLNEALGRNDLALDSWFGIWAPAGVPKPVVARLQAAVIKALNDPGTRDMFQKAGSVIDPTPSQEAFDRFVADEMVKYRRIIESNHISLQ, from the coding sequence ATGCGGCGAATCGCAAGGCGACTGGCATGGCTACCCGGCCTGGCAGTGGCGATCGGCACGACAGGGGTGGCTAGCGCGGCAGCAGCCTCGTCGGAAGCCGGATATCCCGCGCGGCCCGTGCACTTGATCGTTCCCTACGCCGCAGGTGGCGGCCCGGACATCCAGGCCCGCAAGCTGGCCGAAGTCGTCTCGCGCGACCTGGGGCAACCGGTCGTTGTGGAGAACAAGGTTGGCGCAGGGGGCATTCTTGCCGCTGAATTCGTCGCCAAGCAGCCGGCTGACGGCTACACGCTGATGATCGGCGCCTCCACACACCTGGTGCAGAAACTGATGCAGCCGTCGGTCAGGTTCGACCCTGCCAGGGATTTCACCCACATCATCCGTACGGGCTTCAGCCCGCAGGTCATGCTGGTGAAGAGCACCTCGCCCTACCAGTCCGTGGCCGATCTTGTCGCGGCAGCGCGCAAATCGCCGGGCAAGCTCAACTATGCGTCGGGGGGTATCGGCAGCGCCGCCCATCTGTCGGGCGCGGCATTGGCAAGCGCCGCGACGATCGACCTGGTCCATGTGCCGTACAAAGGCTCGGTCGAGGTTGTTCCCGCGTTGATCCGGGGCGATGCAACACTTGGCTTCCCGATTGCATCGACCGCGATTCCACAGATCGAGAACGGCAAGGTGCGTGCATTGGCGGTTACCTCCGCATCCCGCTTGCCCGGCTTGCCCCAGGTGCCAACCCTGAACGAGGCGTTGGGCCGGAACGATCTGGCGCTGGATTCATGGTTCGGCATCTGGGCGCCCGCCGGCGTGCCAAAGCCCGTGGTTGCACGCCTGCAGGCTGCTGTGATCAAGGCCCTGAATGATCCGGGCACACGTGACATGTTCCAAAAGGCGGGTTCGGTGATCGACCCCACACCGAGCCAGGAAGCCTTTGACCGATTCGTTGCCGACGAGATGGTCAAGTACCGCCGGATCATCGAATCGAACCATATTTCGCTGCAATGA
- a CDS encoding CoA transferase — MTTENLSFSPLAGVRVLDFSHVIAGPLATFYLSQLGADVLKMENANGGDVMRRTETGRKGFLALNAGKDCRDIDLGSEAGRADALALAATCDVVVDNLRPGVLERFGLGFEAVRAVNPRVVYCSISGFGRGSADWSGRPAYDHVIQAATGMTFLAGNENDPPIKTGFPVVDAATGMQAALSILAGLRERDRCGCAIQLDISMTGAAMQLMYGFACEALTDGTSPSRVGNRGYSGSPTADFFPTTDGWIALGANTPRQLLRLLEVLELSELAADPAYFAEPLDAESPATFVRSRDPAALKTIIAQRLQMLRADELEERLATRGVPAAKVRKLGEFAEAALGHGRISTVTLRDGDTEVMSPGLGFGARRHPG, encoded by the coding sequence ATGACCACCGAAAACCTCTCGTTCTCCCCCCTTGCCGGCGTCCGCGTACTGGATTTCTCGCATGTCATCGCGGGCCCGTTGGCAACGTTCTACCTGTCACAGCTCGGGGCCGATGTGCTGAAGATGGAAAACGCCAATGGCGGCGATGTCATGCGCAGGACCGAAACTGGCCGAAAGGGCTTTCTCGCGCTCAATGCGGGCAAGGACTGTCGTGACATTGACCTGGGCTCCGAAGCGGGCCGCGCCGACGCTCTCGCCCTGGCGGCCACGTGCGATGTCGTCGTCGACAACCTGCGCCCCGGCGTGCTGGAGCGATTCGGCCTCGGCTTCGAAGCGGTGCGGGCGGTGAATCCGCGTGTGGTGTATTGCTCGATTTCGGGCTTTGGTCGCGGCAGTGCCGACTGGTCGGGCCGCCCCGCATACGACCATGTCATTCAGGCGGCCACAGGCATGACCTTTCTGGCGGGCAACGAGAACGACCCGCCGATCAAGACCGGATTCCCTGTCGTCGACGCCGCAACGGGCATGCAGGCAGCGCTCTCCATTCTGGCCGGCCTGCGCGAGCGCGATCGCTGCGGCTGCGCCATTCAGCTCGACATCTCCATGACCGGCGCAGCGATGCAACTCATGTATGGCTTTGCCTGCGAGGCATTGACGGATGGCACTTCGCCCTCTCGCGTGGGCAACCGGGGCTACTCGGGGAGCCCGACGGCGGACTTCTTCCCCACGACCGACGGCTGGATTGCACTCGGCGCCAACACCCCACGCCAGTTGCTGCGCCTTCTCGAAGTCCTGGAACTGTCCGAGCTTGCCGCCGACCCGGCCTACTTTGCCGAACCACTGGATGCGGAGTCCCCCGCCACCTTCGTGCGCTCACGCGACCCTGCCGCGCTGAAAACGATCATCGCGCAACGCCTGCAAATGCTGCGCGCCGACGAACTCGAGGAACGCCTCGCCACGCGCGGGGTACCCGCAGCGAAGGTACGCAAGCTGGGCGAGTTTGCCGAAGCGGCGCTAGGTCACGGCCGCATATCGACTGTCACACTGCGCGATGGCGACACCGAAGTCATGTCGCCGGGCCTGGGCTTCGGTGCCCGGCGACATCCGGGCTAA
- the fliD gene encoding flagellar filament capping protein FliD yields MTTISNLGVGSGLDLSSLLDQLTTAEQAPLTAIKTQQSSYQTKLSAYGQLQSMLAAFQASANQLSNPTFFQSTTASASNTSVLSATGSTTAVPGTYSVNVTQLAQSQSVVSTGQASQTTAVGTGTIHIDFGAITGGTLDSNPASATYGKYTGATFTANSGSTGVDITIDSSNNTLQGVRDAINKANAGVTASIVNDGSGTPYRLVISSNATGATNSVRMSVNETDGGTGLSDLAAYDPAGTQNMQQTIAAQNAQLTVNNIAVQSKGNSVADAVPGVVLNLTQTGTSSVTVQRDNSSIVSGVQAFVAAYNNLQNTAASLSAYDPSTKTGSPLTGDSTLSIIQSQMRSVMNTPQSGNALTTLSQIGISFQNDGTLALDTTKLTSALNSNPGAVAGLFGNTDGVSGYGNQINKLVTGLTSSNGALTTATAGINNTLKDLSNQYDETQTRVDAVIANYKTQFTQLDVIMSQMQNTSSYLTQQFSAMNGTSSSKK; encoded by the coding sequence ATGACTACGATCTCCAACCTCGGCGTCGGCTCCGGTCTCGACCTGAGCAGCCTGCTCGATCAGCTCACCACGGCTGAACAGGCCCCGCTCACCGCGATCAAGACCCAGCAGAGCAGCTACCAGACCAAACTGTCCGCGTACGGCCAGTTGCAGAGCATGCTCGCGGCGTTCCAGGCTTCGGCCAACCAGTTGTCGAACCCCACGTTCTTCCAATCCACCACGGCAAGCGCAAGCAACACCTCGGTACTGAGCGCCACCGGCAGCACCACTGCGGTGCCAGGCACCTACTCGGTCAACGTCACGCAACTGGCGCAGTCGCAGTCGGTGGTTTCCACCGGACAGGCATCGCAGACCACCGCCGTCGGCACCGGCACGATCCATATCGATTTCGGTGCGATCACGGGTGGCACGCTGGACAGCAACCCGGCCAGCGCCACCTACGGCAAGTACACCGGCGCCACCTTCACTGCCAATAGCGGCTCCACCGGCGTCGACATCACGATCGACAGCAGCAACAACACGCTGCAGGGCGTTCGCGACGCGATCAACAAGGCCAATGCCGGCGTCACAGCCAGCATCGTCAACGACGGTTCGGGCACGCCCTATCGCCTGGTCATCAGTTCCAACGCCACCGGTGCCACGAACAGCGTGCGCATGTCGGTGAATGAAACCGATGGCGGCACCGGCCTCTCGGATCTGGCGGCATACGATCCAGCCGGCACGCAGAACATGCAGCAGACCATTGCGGCCCAGAACGCCCAGCTCACGGTCAACAACATCGCCGTCCAGAGCAAGGGAAATTCCGTGGCGGACGCGGTGCCAGGCGTGGTCCTTAACCTGACCCAGACCGGTACGAGCAGTGTGACGGTCCAGCGCGACAACAGTTCGATCGTCTCCGGCGTGCAGGCCTTCGTCGCGGCTTACAACAACCTCCAGAACACCGCTGCGTCGCTGTCGGCCTACGACCCGAGCACCAAGACCGGTTCTCCCCTGACGGGCGATTCCACGTTGAGCATCATCCAGTCCCAGATGCGCAGCGTGATGAACACGCCGCAGTCGGGCAACGCGCTCACCACGCTGTCGCAGATCGGCATCTCGTTCCAGAACGACGGCACGCTTGCTCTCGACACCACCAAGCTGACCTCGGCGCTGAACAGCAACCCCGGCGCGGTTGCGGGGCTGTTCGGCAACACCGACGGCGTGAGTGGCTACGGCAACCAGATCAACAAGCTCGTCACGGGCCTGACCAGCAGCAACGGCGCGTTGACGACGGCCACGGCCGGCATCAACAACACGCTCAAGGATCTGAGCAATCAGTACGATGAAACGCAGACCCGCGTCGACGCGGTCATCGCCAACTACAAGACGCAGTTCACGCAACTCGACGTGATCATGTCGCAGATGCAGAACACCAGTTCGTACCTGACGCAGCAGTTCAGCGCCATGAACGGCACAAGCAGTAGCAAGAAGTAA
- a CDS encoding RNA chaperone Hfq, which produces MKKEKKAPRPSRKLQHLHYAAHGASRNAVIVHLSNGTRLTGVVLASDNYMVLLGQSAEDPTPTLIYKRAITVVTPAHAPETTSVLLEAETSPDFVRLYTPRTRKRR; this is translated from the coding sequence GTGAAGAAGGAAAAAAAGGCTCCAAGACCCAGCCGGAAACTGCAGCACCTGCATTACGCAGCCCACGGCGCAAGCCGCAACGCAGTCATCGTCCATCTGTCGAACGGCACGAGGTTGACCGGTGTCGTCCTGGCATCGGACAACTATATGGTGCTGCTTGGGCAGAGCGCCGAAGATCCCACCCCCACGCTGATCTACAAACGCGCGATTACCGTCGTGACCCCCGCCCACGCGCCCGAAACGACGTCGGTGCTGCTCGAGGCCGAAACATCGCCGGACTTCGTGCGCCTCTACACCCCGCGCACGCGCAAGCGCCGCTGA